The following coding sequences lie in one Apium graveolens cultivar Ventura chromosome 3, ASM990537v1, whole genome shotgun sequence genomic window:
- the LOC141712441 gene encoding putative 1-phosphatidylinositol-3-phosphate 5-kinase FAB1D, translating to MTSVASLRSRTSSVSASSDCSVDGYSSCRASQEGRSGSVQDEYNHCSVRSPRDMSLPYHGNRHLPSNMVEQNSLDRSTSTTAGHTGKDAECIQKGSKSQRYKERENTWSNKVEMDLQIWLTPETDDHENDMECSVANYDDDDEDEGDDGTKWGRPSSLGSFGEKSFRSYRYKEEKQKAMDYVINCKFKAHVSHLLTSAGVAPLGNDGDNWVDIVTSLSWEAASFVKPDIGAGKAMDPDGYVKVKCVASGSQSDSQLVSMVFKKHAAHKHMPTNYNKPRLLLIQGALDLSLRGLSSFESIKQEKDTHKSIIERIAKCNPSIILVEKTVSRDIQESILAKGMTLVIDMKLHRLQRVSRCTGSVILSLDTLTGKKLRQCDSFHFEKLVEEHIASGECGKKPSKTLMFLSGCPTRQGCTILLKGTNREELKKIKLVVQYAVLVANML from the exons ATGACTTCAGTTGCTTCACTCAGAAGCAGGACTAGCAGTGTCTCGGCATCCA GTGACTGTTCTGTTGATGGATACTCAAGTTGCAG GGCCTCTCAAGAAGGGAGGTCAGGCAGTGTTCAAGATGAGTACAATCATTGCTCAGTGCGCAGTCCTCGTGACATGAGCTTACCATATCATGGAAATAGACACCTCCCATCGAATATGGTTGAGCAGAACAGCCTTGACAGAAGCACTAGTACTACTGCTGGGCACACTGGTAAAGACGCTGAGTGCATACAAAAGGGTAGTAAATCACAAAGATACAAGGAGAGAGAAAACACTTGGTCCAATAAAGTTGAAATGGATCTTCAAATTTGGTTAACCCCAGAAACAGATGACCACGAAAATGACATGGAGTGCAGTGTTGCAAATTatgatgatgatgacgaggaCGAAGGTGATGATGGTACAAAATGGGGAAGACCTAGTTCTTTAGGTAGCTTTGGAGAGAAAAGTTTCCGGAGCTACAGATATAAAGAGGAGAAGCAAAAGGCTATGGACTACGTAATAAATTGCAAGTTTAAAGCTCATGTGTCTCATCTTCTTACATCAGCCGGGGTTGCTCCTTTGGGTAACGACGGAGACAATTGGGTGGATATTGTGACTTCCTTATCTTGGGAAGCTGCTTCCTTTGTGAAGCCTGATATCGGTGCGGGAAAGGCAATGGATCCTGATGGATATGTTAAGGTTAAATGTGTTGCAAGTGGTTCTCAAAGCGATAG TCAGTTAGTTAGCATGGTATTCAAAAAGCACGCTGCACACAAGCACATGCCAACTAATTACAATAAACCCAGGCTGTTGCTGATCCAGGGTGCTCTTGATCTTTCATTGAGGGGATTGTCATCATTTGAATCAATAAAACAG GAGAAGGATACCCATAAATCCATTATTGAAAGAATAGCGAAGTGCAACCCGAGCATAATTTTAGTTGAAAAAACTGTTTCTCGTGATATACAAGAATCCATCCTTGCAAAAGGAATGACACTCGTTATTGATATGAAACTCCACCGCCTGCAGAGAGTTTCTCGCTGTACTGGTTCAGTAATCTTATCATTAGATACACTGACTGGGAAAAAGCTCAGACAATGTGATTCCTTTCATTTCGAGAAGTTAGTAGAGGAACATATTGCTAGTGGAGAGTGTGGAAAAAAACCCAGCAAGACTTTGATGTTCCTTAGTGGTTGTCCTACACGTCAGGGTTGTACA ATTTTACTGAAAGGAACAAACAGGGAAGAACTGAAGAAGATTAAACTTGTGGTCCAGTACGCAGTCCTTGTGGCTAATATGCTTTAG